A region of Thermobifida halotolerans DNA encodes the following proteins:
- a CDS encoding LysE family translocator, translating into MVSLPAVLGIAAVSLVMVLTPGPNMVYLVSRSITQGPRAALVSLLGVAAGFLVYLCAATAGLLAVFALVPAAYTALKIAGGCYLLYLAWQALRPGGHSPFEPAPLPAESPGRLFTMGLVTNLLNPKIAVLYVSLLPQFVDPSLGHVAVQSLVLGSVQVCVAVTGNAVIALGAGLIARFLAERPVWLRVQKAFMATVLGALAVRMFTDRSTAPAAP; encoded by the coding sequence GTGGTCAGTCTCCCCGCCGTGCTCGGCATCGCCGCCGTCTCCCTGGTCATGGTGCTCACCCCGGGGCCCAACATGGTCTACCTGGTGTCCCGGTCGATCACGCAGGGGCCGCGCGCGGCACTGGTGTCGCTGCTGGGGGTGGCCGCCGGTTTCCTCGTCTACCTGTGCGCCGCCACCGCGGGGCTGCTCGCGGTGTTCGCCCTGGTCCCCGCGGCCTACACCGCGTTGAAGATCGCCGGGGGCTGCTACCTGCTGTACCTGGCCTGGCAGGCGCTCCGCCCCGGCGGGCACTCGCCGTTCGAGCCCGCTCCGCTGCCCGCGGAGTCGCCCGGGAGGCTGTTCACGATGGGGCTGGTCACCAACCTGCTCAACCCCAAGATCGCGGTCCTGTACGTCTCCCTGCTCCCCCAGTTCGTCGACCCGTCCCTGGGGCACGTGGCCGTGCAGAGCCTGGTCCTCGGCTCGGTGCAGGTCTGCGTGGCGGTCACCGGCAACGCGGTCATCGCCCTCGGCGCCGGTCTCATCGCCCGCTTCCTCGCCGAGCGCCCGGTGTGGCTGCGCGTGCAGAAGGCCTTCATGGCCACCGTGCTGGGGGCCCTGGCGGTACGGATGTTCACCGACCGCTCCACCGCCCCGGCCGCTCCCTGA
- a CDS encoding metal ABC transporter substrate-binding protein, translated as MANSVDCRTFRTAAVGLALACALTACSLSTAEQADDGRPTVLTTFTVLADMVRNVAGEHVRVESVTKVGAEIHEYDPTPSDLVRAQGADLVLANGMNLELWFEQFTDPLDAPTRVLTEGVRTIPVASGGYAGQPNPHAWMSPDEALVYVDNIRAALSELDPDHAADYAANAEAYQEEIAEIGEFLQAEIATLPEEHRVLVTCEGAFSYLARDTGLTEKYLWPMNSDGEGTPQQIASVVEFVREHEVPAVFCESTVNDGAQRQVAHETGAVLGTPLYVDSLSTADGPVPTYLDLLRHDAEAIVSGLNGEGERL; from the coding sequence GTGGCGAACTCTGTAGATTGTCGCACCTTCCGCACGGCCGCGGTCGGTCTCGCGCTCGCGTGCGCCCTCACCGCGTGCAGCCTCTCCACCGCCGAACAGGCCGACGACGGACGCCCCACCGTCCTCACCACCTTCACCGTCCTCGCCGACATGGTCCGCAACGTCGCCGGCGAGCACGTCCGCGTGGAGTCCGTCACCAAGGTCGGCGCCGAGATCCACGAGTACGACCCCACCCCCAGCGACCTGGTCCGCGCCCAGGGCGCCGACCTCGTCCTCGCCAACGGCATGAACCTGGAACTGTGGTTCGAACAGTTCACCGACCCGCTCGACGCCCCCACCCGCGTGCTCACCGAGGGGGTCCGGACCATCCCGGTGGCCTCCGGGGGGTATGCGGGACAGCCCAACCCACACGCGTGGATGTCCCCCGACGAGGCCCTGGTCTACGTCGACAACATCCGTGCGGCACTCAGCGAACTCGACCCTGACCACGCCGCCGACTACGCGGCCAACGCCGAGGCCTACCAGGAGGAGATCGCCGAGATCGGCGAGTTCCTCCAGGCCGAGATCGCCACGCTCCCCGAGGAGCACCGGGTGCTGGTCACCTGCGAGGGCGCCTTCTCCTACCTGGCGCGCGACACCGGACTGACCGAGAAGTACCTGTGGCCGATGAACTCCGACGGCGAGGGCACCCCCCAGCAGATCGCCTCGGTGGTGGAGTTCGTCCGCGAGCACGAGGTCCCCGCCGTCTTCTGCGAGAGCACCGTCAACGACGGCGCCCAACGCCAGGTGGCCCACGAGACCGGAGCCGTCCTGGGCACCCCCCTGTACGTGGACTCGCTGTCCACCGCCGACGGCCCGGTGCCCACCTACCTGGACCTGCTGCGCCACGACGCCGAGGCCATCGTCAGCGGACTCAACGGAGAGGGGGAGCGACTGTGA
- a CDS encoding metal ABC transporter ATP-binding protein, producing the protein MTTPQALSVHGLTVRYGDVLALDDVTLELGHGVVCGLLGANGSGKSTLFKAITEMVAPQRGDVRIHGLSPARARRRGLLGYVPQTEQVDWAFPVRVVDVVMMGRYGHMGPTRRPRRSDHQAVAEALERTGLTSLAHRQIGALSGGQRKRAFVARGIAQGAGVFLLDEPFAGVDKPSERTIVRVLRDMRDAGATLLVSTHDLAGVGELCDEAVLLHRRVLAHGSPEQVLAPDLLLRTFGLEEETA; encoded by the coding sequence GTGACCACTCCGCAGGCGCTGTCGGTGCACGGCCTCACCGTGCGCTACGGCGACGTCCTGGCACTCGACGACGTCACCCTGGAACTCGGCCACGGCGTGGTGTGCGGACTGCTGGGCGCCAACGGTTCGGGCAAGTCCACCCTGTTCAAGGCCATCACCGAGATGGTCGCCCCGCAGCGCGGAGACGTCCGGATCCACGGCCTGTCCCCCGCGCGGGCCCGCAGACGCGGACTCCTCGGCTACGTCCCCCAGACCGAACAGGTGGACTGGGCCTTCCCGGTGCGGGTGGTCGACGTGGTGATGATGGGGCGCTACGGCCACATGGGTCCGACCCGCCGCCCCAGGAGGTCCGACCACCAGGCCGTCGCCGAGGCCCTGGAACGCACCGGACTGACCTCCCTGGCCCACCGGCAGATCGGCGCGCTCTCCGGCGGCCAGCGCAAACGCGCGTTCGTGGCCCGCGGCATCGCCCAGGGAGCCGGCGTGTTCCTGCTGGACGAACCGTTCGCGGGAGTGGACAAGCCCTCCGAGCGCACCATCGTCCGGGTGCTGCGCGACATGCGTGACGCCGGCGCCACCCTGCTGGTGTCCACCCACGACCTCGCCGGGGTGGGCGAGCTGTGCGACGAGGCGGTGCTGCTGCACCGGCGCGTTCTGGCGCACGGCAGCCCCGAGCAGGTGCTCGCCCCCGATCTGCTGCTGCGCACGTTCGGTCTGGAGGAGGAGACGGCATGA
- a CDS encoding metal ABC transporter permease has protein sequence MTLVDWLTLPFTFEFMQRALLVSVLAGAVCAVLSCWVTLIGWSLMGDAVSHAVLPGVVLSYLLGLPFAVGALVFGVGSVALIGTVNRTSRVKEDAAIGIVFTAMFALGVVVLSRISSDTDLRHILFGDPLGVSGTEIAQIVVMTVLALAVVALKHRDLTLYAFDPTHAHAIGLSPRRLEALLLGLLAVTVVIALQVLGIIMVVAMLIIPGATAYLLTDRFERMVLIAVAVSVAASVVGVYASFLLDVTPGGMIVVVQALAFAAAYLLAPRHGLLARRIAERRLAAPAAGRGS, from the coding sequence ATGACGCTCGTCGACTGGCTCACCCTCCCCTTCACCTTCGAGTTCATGCAGCGGGCGCTGCTGGTCAGCGTGCTGGCGGGCGCGGTGTGCGCGGTGCTGTCCTGCTGGGTGACACTGATCGGCTGGTCGCTGATGGGCGACGCCGTCTCGCACGCGGTACTGCCCGGCGTGGTGCTGTCCTACCTGCTGGGGCTGCCCTTCGCGGTGGGGGCGCTGGTGTTCGGCGTGGGCTCGGTGGCGCTGATCGGCACGGTCAACCGCACCTCCCGGGTCAAGGAGGACGCCGCGATCGGCATCGTGTTCACCGCGATGTTCGCCCTGGGCGTCGTGGTGCTGTCCCGGATCTCCAGCGACACCGACCTGCGGCACATCCTGTTCGGCGACCCGCTGGGCGTCAGCGGCACCGAGATCGCGCAGATCGTGGTGATGACCGTACTGGCACTGGCGGTGGTGGCACTCAAGCACCGCGACCTGACCCTGTACGCCTTCGACCCCACCCACGCCCACGCCATCGGACTGAGCCCGCGCCGCCTGGAGGCGCTGCTGCTGGGGCTGCTGGCGGTGACGGTGGTCATCGCGCTGCAGGTGCTCGGCATCATCATGGTGGTCGCCATGCTGATCATCCCCGGCGCCACCGCCTACCTGCTCACCGACCGCTTCGAACGGATGGTGCTCATCGCGGTGGCGGTGTCGGTGGCCGCCTCCGTGGTGGGCGTCTACGCCAGCTTCCTGCTGGACGTCACCCCCGGCGGAATGATCGTCGTCGTCCAGGCCCTCGCCTTCGCCGCCGCCTACCTGCTGGCCCCCCGCCACGGCCTGCTCGCCCGGCGGATCGCGGAGCGGCGGCTCGCCGCACCGGCGGCCGGGCGCGGGAGCTGA